The Streptomyces phaeolivaceus genome has a window encoding:
- a CDS encoding Gfo/Idh/MocA family oxidoreductase produces MRIGLIGAGRIGTFHATTLSRHRDVGSLIITDVDTTRAHDLADRLGETVAPGVDEIFTWGVDAVVITAATAAHGELIGRAARSGLPVFCEKPIAVDLPGTLSALTEVDAAGTVLQMGFQRRFDSGYVTAREAVRAGRLGRLHTVRALTADQTPPPAEYLPVSGGIYRDCLIHDFDIVRWVTGREVATVYATGSDAGHPMFREAHDLDTAAAVLTLEDGTLVTATAARVNGAGYDVRLELAGELDTVVVGLDDRTPVASTEPSGPPAADKPWTGFLERFASAYEAEIGAFVEVVRGERANPCDGREALQALRVAEACELSRLEHRPVNLGEIAGGRE; encoded by the coding sequence ATGCGCATCGGACTCATCGGGGCGGGTCGCATCGGGACGTTTCACGCGACCACCCTCAGCCGCCACCGTGATGTCGGCTCTCTGATCATCACGGACGTCGATACGACTCGGGCCCATGACCTCGCGGATCGCCTCGGCGAGACGGTCGCGCCGGGCGTGGACGAGATCTTCACCTGGGGTGTGGACGCCGTGGTGATAACGGCCGCGACGGCGGCCCACGGCGAACTGATCGGTCGGGCAGCACGCTCGGGACTGCCGGTCTTCTGCGAGAAACCCATCGCCGTGGATCTGCCGGGCACCTTAAGCGCGCTGACCGAGGTCGACGCGGCCGGGACGGTGCTGCAGATGGGCTTCCAGCGGCGCTTCGACTCCGGGTACGTCACCGCGCGGGAGGCGGTGCGCGCGGGCCGGCTCGGGCGGCTGCACACCGTACGGGCGCTCACGGCCGATCAGACGCCGCCGCCTGCGGAGTATCTGCCGGTGTCCGGCGGGATCTACCGGGACTGTCTGATCCATGACTTCGACATCGTGCGGTGGGTGACCGGGCGGGAGGTCGCCACGGTGTACGCGACCGGGTCGGACGCCGGGCATCCGATGTTCCGGGAGGCGCACGACCTCGACACGGCGGCGGCCGTGCTCACGCTGGAGGACGGCACGCTCGTCACGGCCACGGCGGCGCGGGTGAACGGGGCCGGGTACGACGTGCGGCTGGAGCTGGCCGGGGAGCTGGACACCGTGGTGGTCGGGCTGGACGACCGTACGCCGGTCGCGTCCACGGAGCCGAGTGGGCCGCCGGCGGCGGACAAGCCGTGGACCGGGTTCCTGGAGCGGTTCGCGTCCGCGTACGAGGCCGAGATCGGGGCGTTCGTGGAGGTGGTGCGGGGGGAGCGGGCGAATCCGTGCGACGGGCGGGAGGCGTTGCAGGCGTTGCGGGTGGCGGAGGCGTGCGAGTTGTCGCGGCTGGAGCATCGGCCGGTGAATCTGGGGGAGATCGCGGGCGGCCGGGAGTAG
- a CDS encoding sugar kinase → MTTSVPHQGSSPEEPERPAEDRRRRIRRRAITLSIIVLLIGVPAGYLVISANQSRDSGKDKEKKYSATGLTAHWPSRVQQRLYQVPIPPYSKHVAYYETNNWKTSRLYVQFYTSNEGLESFLDQIGAGTADLDHDKMAINARDRGIVGWDFTGSGPWYGLVSDQKNPAPTHDVVVNRTNPDHPMVYVVSRTVP, encoded by the coding sequence ATGACCACCTCCGTCCCGCACCAGGGATCCTCGCCCGAGGAGCCGGAGCGGCCCGCCGAGGACCGCCGCCGCCGGATCCGCCGCCGGGCGATCACCCTGTCGATCATCGTGCTGCTCATCGGCGTACCCGCCGGCTATCTGGTGATCTCCGCCAACCAGAGCCGCGACAGCGGCAAGGACAAGGAGAAGAAGTACTCGGCGACCGGCCTCACCGCCCACTGGCCCTCCCGGGTCCAGCAGCGCCTCTACCAGGTGCCGATCCCGCCGTACTCCAAGCACGTCGCGTACTACGAGACGAACAACTGGAAGACCAGCCGTCTCTACGTGCAGTTCTATACGAGCAACGAGGGCCTGGAGAGCTTCCTCGACCAGATCGGCGCGGGCACGGCCGACCTGGACCACGACAAGATGGCCATCAACGCCCGCGACCGGGGGATCGTCGGCTGGGACTTCACCGGCTCCGGCCCCTGGTACGGCCTCGTCAGCGACCAGAAGAACCCCGCACCCACCCACGACGTCGTGGTGAACCGCACCAATCCGGACCATCCGATGGTGTACGTGGTGTCGCGAACCGTGCCCTGA
- a CDS encoding response regulator, producing MTAIRLLLVDDDPLVRAGLSFMLGGADDIEIVGEGADGDEVDALVDRTRPDVVLMDIRMPTVDGLAATERLRARADAPQVVVLTTFHADDQVLRALRAGAAGFVLKDTPPAEIVEAVRRVAAGDPVLSPAVTRQLMAHAAGATADTRRATARSRVAALNDREREVAVAVGRGASNAAIAAELFLSVPTVKTHVSRVLAKLGLNNRVQIALLTYDAGLLDEPDG from the coding sequence ATGACCGCGATCCGACTGCTCCTCGTCGACGACGATCCCCTCGTGCGCGCCGGACTCTCCTTCATGCTGGGCGGCGCCGACGACATCGAGATCGTGGGCGAGGGCGCCGACGGCGACGAGGTGGACGCCCTCGTCGACCGCACGCGCCCCGACGTCGTCCTGATGGACATCCGGATGCCGACCGTCGACGGCCTCGCGGCCACGGAGCGGCTGCGCGCCCGCGCGGACGCGCCGCAGGTCGTCGTCCTCACCACCTTCCACGCCGACGACCAGGTCCTGCGCGCCCTGCGCGCGGGCGCCGCCGGTTTCGTCCTCAAGGACACCCCGCCCGCCGAGATCGTCGAGGCGGTACGGCGGGTCGCGGCCGGCGACCCCGTCCTCTCACCCGCCGTCACCCGCCAGTTGATGGCCCACGCCGCCGGCGCCACCGCCGACACCCGCCGCGCCACCGCCCGTTCCCGCGTCGCCGCCCTCAACGACCGCGAACGCGAGGTCGCCGTCGCCGTCGGCCGCGGCGCCTCCAACGCGGCGATCGCCGCCGAGCTCTTCCTGAGCGTCCCCACGGTCAAGACCCACGTCTCCCGGGTCCTCGCCAAACTCGGCCTCAACAACCGGGTGCAGATCGCTCTGTTGACTTACGACGCGGGGTTGCTCGACGAGCCCGACGGTTAG
- a CDS encoding DEAD/DEAH box helicase gives MRDMAVPGADTAVPARASVPVRLAAVFLPAPLPRHGRFAFWDPAGGDPPPGATEDLTVVRPHGSGARRGTVPAVYLTVGEALPLLTRARRDPAAHPATACWGAAALHALRLTARGRLLPGLTAEGYDAWRAGPLDPDDIAHLRAVAAALPYEGHAVPLPGKGPLRLPEPESLMRSFLDAVADTLPRGPAAPYVSGKPFAAHAGQRLPHARDWAAEVAAGMDAGVRISLRLDLSAFDLFDDGEGAPRAGAAVVQVHSLADPTLVADAAALWAGDAEAAFGPRARVDAALAVRRAARVWPPLDRLSEQDVPDVLALSEDELSDLLGVAATRLGAAGVAVHWPRDLAHDLAARAEVRPAPGSATDGTGFFESEELLRFRWQLALGGDPLTEAEMDTLAEAHRPIVRLRDQWVLVDPALVRKARKRELGLLDPVDALSVALTGTAEVDGETVEAVPMGALATLRDRLTAGIGTVDPPPGLHATLRDYQLRGLAWLDLMTSLGLGGCLADDMGLGKTITVIALHLRRARSDPTLVVCPASLLGNWQREITRFAPGVPVRRFHGPDRTLDDPRGTEGPVTGGFVLTTYGTMRSTAAQLAQQTWGMVVADEAQHVKNPYSATAKALRTIPTPARVALTGTPVENNLSELWALLDWTTPGLLGPLKSFRARHARAVENGEDQEAVTRLARLVRPFLLRRRKSDPGIVPELPPKTETDHPVPLSREQAALYEAVVRESLLAIETAEGMARRGLVLKLLGALKQICDHPALYLKEEPGTATGDRFAARSGKLALLDELLDTLLSEDGSALVFTQYVGMARLITAHLAARAVPVELLHGGTPVKDREHMVDRFQSGATPVLILSLKAAGTGLNLTRAGHVVHFDRWWNPAVEEQATDRAYRIGQTQPVQVHRLITEGTVEDRIAEMLESKRALSDAILGSGETALTELTDRELTDLVSLRRSA, from the coding sequence ATGCGGGACATGGCTGTTCCCGGGGCCGACACGGCCGTCCCCGCGCGGGCGTCCGTCCCCGTCCGGCTGGCCGCCGTCTTCCTCCCGGCCCCGCTGCCCCGCCACGGCCGGTTCGCGTTCTGGGACCCGGCGGGCGGCGACCCGCCACCGGGCGCCACCGAGGACCTCACGGTCGTACGACCGCACGGCTCCGGAGCCCGCCGGGGCACCGTCCCCGCCGTGTACCTGACCGTCGGCGAGGCCCTGCCCCTGCTCACCCGCGCCCGGCGCGACCCGGCCGCCCACCCCGCCACGGCCTGCTGGGGTGCCGCCGCACTGCACGCGCTGCGTCTGACCGCCCGGGGGCGGCTGCTCCCGGGGCTGACCGCCGAGGGGTACGACGCCTGGCGGGCGGGACCGCTCGACCCGGACGACATCGCACACCTCAGAGCCGTCGCCGCGGCCCTGCCGTACGAGGGCCACGCCGTACCGCTGCCCGGCAAGGGGCCGCTCAGGCTGCCCGAGCCGGAGTCGCTGATGCGGTCCTTCCTGGACGCGGTCGCCGACACCCTGCCACGCGGCCCGGCCGCACCGTACGTCTCCGGGAAACCGTTCGCGGCCCACGCCGGACAGCGGCTCCCGCACGCGCGCGACTGGGCCGCCGAGGTCGCCGCAGGCATGGACGCGGGCGTCCGGATCTCCCTGCGCCTGGACCTGTCGGCGTTCGACCTCTTCGACGACGGCGAAGGCGCCCCGCGCGCGGGCGCGGCCGTCGTCCAGGTGCACAGCCTCGCCGACCCCACCCTCGTCGCCGACGCGGCGGCCCTGTGGGCGGGCGACGCGGAGGCGGCGTTCGGGCCCCGCGCCCGCGTGGACGCCGCCCTCGCCGTACGCCGCGCGGCCCGCGTCTGGCCGCCCCTGGACCGGCTCTCCGAGCAGGACGTCCCCGATGTCCTCGCCCTCTCCGAGGACGAGCTGTCCGATCTGCTGGGCGTCGCCGCCACCCGCCTCGGCGCCGCCGGGGTCGCCGTCCACTGGCCCCGGGACCTGGCCCACGACCTCGCCGCCCGCGCCGAGGTGCGCCCGGCGCCCGGCTCCGCCACGGACGGCACCGGCTTCTTCGAGAGCGAGGAACTGCTGCGCTTCCGCTGGCAGTTGGCACTCGGCGGAGACCCGCTCACCGAGGCCGAGATGGACACCCTCGCCGAGGCCCACCGCCCCATCGTCCGCCTGCGGGACCAGTGGGTCCTCGTCGACCCGGCCCTCGTCCGCAAGGCCCGCAAACGCGAACTGGGCCTGCTGGACCCGGTGGACGCCCTCTCCGTGGCCCTCACGGGCACCGCCGAGGTCGACGGGGAGACGGTGGAGGCGGTACCGATGGGCGCGCTGGCGACCCTGCGGGACCGTCTGACGGCCGGGATCGGCACCGTGGACCCACCCCCCGGCCTCCACGCCACCCTCCGCGACTACCAACTCCGGGGCCTGGCCTGGCTGGACCTCATGACCTCCCTCGGTCTCGGCGGCTGCCTCGCCGACGACATGGGCCTCGGCAAGACGATCACGGTCATCGCCCTGCACCTGCGCCGCGCCCGCTCCGACCCCACCCTGGTCGTCTGCCCCGCCTCCCTGCTGGGCAACTGGCAGCGCGAGATCACCCGCTTCGCCCCCGGCGTCCCCGTCCGCCGCTTCCACGGTCCCGACCGCACCCTGGACGACCCACGAGGCACCGAGGGCCCCGTGACCGGCGGCTTCGTCCTCACCACCTACGGCACCATGCGCTCGACGGCCGCCCAACTCGCCCAGCAGACGTGGGGCATGGTCGTCGCCGACGAGGCCCAGCACGTCAAGAACCCCTACTCGGCGACGGCGAAAGCCCTGCGCACCATCCCGACCCCCGCGCGCGTGGCCCTCACCGGCACCCCCGTCGAGAACAACCTCTCCGAGCTGTGGGCCCTCCTCGACTGGACCACCCCCGGGCTCCTCGGCCCTCTGAAGTCCTTCCGCGCCCGCCACGCCCGCGCCGTGGAGAACGGCGAGGACCAGGAGGCCGTCACCCGCCTCGCCCGCCTGGTCCGCCCCTTCCTCCTGCGCCGCAGGAAGTCCGACCCGGGCATCGTCCCCGAACTCCCGCCCAAGACCGAGACCGACCACCCCGTCCCCCTCTCCCGCGAACAGGCCGCCCTGTACGAGGCCGTGGTCCGCGAGTCGCTGCTCGCCATCGAGACGGCGGAGGGCATGGCCCGCCGGGGCCTCGTCCTGAAACTCCTGGGCGCCCTGAAGCAGATCTGCGACCACCCGGCGCTCTATCTGAAGGAGGAGCCGGGCACCGCCACCGGCGACCGGTTCGCCGCCCGCTCCGGCAAACTCGCCCTGCTGGACGAGCTGTTGGACACGCTCCTCTCCGAGGACGGCTCGGCCCTGGTCTTCACCCAGTACGTCGGCATGGCCCGGCTGATCACCGCACACCTCGCCGCCCGCGCGGTCCCCGTCGAACTGCTGCACGGCGGTACGCCCGTCAAGGACCGCGAACACATGGTGGACCGCTTCCAGAGCGGCGCGACCCCGGTCCTGATCCTGTCCCTGAAGGCGGCCGGCACCGGCCTCAACCTCACCCGCGCCGGCCATGTCGTCCACTTCGACCGCTGGTGGAACCCGGCCGTCGAGGAACAGGCCACCGACCGCGCCTACCGCATCGGCCAGACCCAGCCCGTCCAGGTCCACCGCCTCATCACCGAGGGCACCGTCGAGGACCGCATCGCCGAGATGCTGGAGTCCAAGCGCGCCCTCTCCGACGCCATCCTCGGCTCCGGCGAGACGGCCCTCACCGAGCTGACCGACCGCGAGCTGACCGACCTGGTGTCACTGCGGAGGTCGGCGTGA
- a CDS encoding ROK family glucokinase, with protein sequence MSTYRDFTHRGSARATVLRTVGTRERRSHLTAPRVPTVGIDIGGTKVMAGVVDADGNILEKLRTETPDKSKSPQVVEDTITELVLDLSDRHDVHAVGIGAAGWVDADRNRVLFAPHLSWRNEPLRDRLAGRLAVPVLVDNDANAAAWAEWRFGAGRDEDHLVMITLGTGIGGAILEDGQVKRGKFGVAGEFGHMQVVPGGHRCPCGNRGCWEQYSSGNALVREARELAAADSPVAYGIIEHVKGNIGDITGPMITELAREGDAMCIELLQDIGQWLGVGIANLAAALDPSCFVIGGGVSAADDLLIGPARDAFRRHLTGRGYRPEARIARAQLGPEAGMVGAADLARLVARRFRRANRRRVERYERYARYVEARRTTQDSA encoded by the coding sequence ATGAGCACTTACCGCGACTTCACCCACCGCGGCTCCGCGCGGGCCACCGTCCTGCGGACCGTGGGAACGCGCGAGCGCCGCTCCCATCTGACGGCCCCCCGCGTCCCCACCGTCGGCATCGACATCGGCGGTACGAAGGTGATGGCGGGCGTCGTGGACGCCGACGGCAACATCCTGGAGAAGCTCCGCACGGAGACCCCGGACAAGTCGAAGAGCCCCCAGGTCGTCGAGGACACCATCACGGAACTGGTCCTGGACCTCTCCGACCGGCACGATGTGCACGCCGTCGGCATCGGCGCCGCCGGCTGGGTGGACGCGGACCGCAACCGCGTGCTGTTCGCCCCCCACCTGTCCTGGCGCAACGAGCCGCTGCGCGACCGCCTCGCCGGCCGCCTCGCCGTGCCGGTCCTGGTGGACAACGACGCCAACGCCGCCGCCTGGGCCGAGTGGCGCTTCGGCGCCGGCCGCGACGAGGACCACCTGGTCATGATCACGCTCGGCACCGGAATCGGCGGCGCGATCCTGGAGGACGGCCAGGTCAAGCGCGGCAAATTCGGTGTCGCGGGCGAGTTCGGCCATATGCAGGTCGTGCCCGGCGGCCACCGCTGCCCGTGCGGCAACCGCGGCTGCTGGGAGCAGTACAGCTCGGGGAACGCCCTGGTCAGAGAGGCCCGCGAGCTGGCGGCGGCCGACTCCCCGGTGGCGTACGGGATCATCGAACACGTCAAGGGGAACATCGGCGACATCACGGGCCCGATGATCACCGAGCTGGCCCGTGAGGGCGACGCGATGTGCATCGAGCTGCTCCAGGACATCGGCCAGTGGCTCGGCGTCGGCATCGCCAACCTGGCCGCAGCCCTCGACCCGTCCTGCTTCGTCATCGGCGGCGGTGTCTCGGCCGCCGACGACCTGCTGATCGGCCCGGCCCGGGACGCCTTCCGCCGCCACCTCACCGGTCGTGGCTACCGTCCCGAGGCCCGTATCGCGCGTGCCCAGCTCGGACCCGAGGCCGGCATGGTGGGCGCCGCCGACCTCGCCCGGCTCGTCGCCCGCCGCTTCCGCCGCGCCAACCGGCGCAGAGTCGAGCGGTACGAGCGCTACGCGCGGTACGTGGAGGCCCGCCGCACCACCCAGGACTCCGCATGA
- a CDS encoding GntR family transcriptional regulator, translated as MPLQLSVDRSSPVPLYFQLSQQLEAAIEHGELTPGSLLGNEIELAARLGLSRPTVRQAIQSLVDKGLLVRRRGVGTQVVHSQVKRPLELSSLYDDLEAAGQRPATRVLVNTTVAASAEVAAALAVAEGGQVHRIERLRLAHGEPMAYLCNYLPTDLLDLDSPQLEATGLYRLMRAAGITLHSARQTIGAKSATPEEADRLAEPPNAPLLTMQRTTFDDTGRAVEHGTHIYRASRYSFDFQLLVRS; from the coding sequence GTGCCGCTCCAGCTCAGCGTCGACCGCAGCAGCCCGGTCCCGCTCTACTTCCAGCTGTCCCAGCAGCTGGAGGCGGCGATCGAGCACGGCGAGCTGACCCCGGGCAGCCTGCTGGGCAACGAGATCGAGCTGGCCGCACGCCTGGGCCTGTCCCGCCCGACCGTCCGCCAGGCCATCCAGTCCCTGGTCGACAAGGGCCTGCTCGTCCGCCGCCGCGGAGTGGGCACCCAGGTCGTCCACTCCCAGGTCAAACGCCCTCTGGAGCTCAGCAGCCTCTACGACGACCTGGAGGCCGCCGGCCAGCGCCCGGCCACCCGTGTCCTGGTCAACACCACCGTCGCGGCCTCCGCCGAGGTGGCCGCCGCCCTCGCCGTCGCGGAGGGCGGACAAGTCCACCGGATCGAGCGACTCCGTCTGGCCCACGGCGAGCCCATGGCCTACCTCTGCAACTACCTCCCCACCGACCTCCTCGACCTCGATTCCCCCCAGCTCGAAGCCACCGGCCTCTACCGCCTGATGCGCGCCGCCGGCATCACCCTCCACAGCGCCCGCCAGACCATCGGCGCGAAGTCGGCGACCCCGGAGGAGGCCGACCGCCTCGCCGAGCCCCCGAACGCCCCCCTCCTCACCATGCAACGCACCACCTTCGACGACACCGGCAGAGCGGTCGAACACGGCACCCACATCTACCGCGCGTCCCGCTATTCGTTCGATTTCCAGCTCCTGGTGAGGTCATAG